A window of Misgurnus anguillicaudatus chromosome 3, ASM2758022v2, whole genome shotgun sequence genomic DNA:
TGTGATGAAACTTATATATGATCTTACTTCAgtttctccagtttacagttTGGATTCTTCAGTCCATCacagatcagcttcactcctgaatctcttagatTATTAAAAGACAGATTCAGATCTCTCAGATGTGAAGATTTTGAAGTTAGTACTGAAGTCAGACCAGAACAGCTTTTCTCTGACAGTTCACAACGAGTAAGACTGAGAATGACAAAATATTAGAGATACAATTTAAATCCACAAAatacagaaaacacacacacacacacacacacacacacacacacacacacacacacacacacacacacacacacacacacacacacttaatgATTGCACACATTGTGACTTACACAGCTGATCTTGATGCTTCAACCACAGGCAGCAGCTTCTGAAGAACTTCATCTGATGTCATGTTATCTTTGTGGTCTTTGTTGAAGTATCTGCTTATGTATTTACTTAACTCAAACACATCTAACTGCTCTGAGGTCAGCAAAATGAAAACCACTGCTGACCACTGAGAAGAGGTGATTTTCTTGTTTGAAAGATTTCCAGACTGTATATACTTCTGGACTTCATTCACAAGAGACTGATCACCCAGTTCATTTAAAGAGTGAAACAGATTGATGGATTTATCTGGATTTAGCTTTATTCTGATTTTAATGTACTCAACAGTTTTCTCTTTGCTCCAGGAgattttctctttgtgtttcagAAGATCCTGCAGAAGTTTCTGATTGGACTCCAATGAGAGACCCAGAAGAAATCTGAGgaaaagatccagatgtccATTCTCACTCTGTAGAGATTTATCCACAGCTCTCTGATGCAGATCTGATATTGTGTCATATGTGAACTCGTTTGCATATTTTGACGGTAAACATTCATTTAGTAGATCCCTCTTATACAGGAATGAATACAGCACATATAGAGCTGCTAGATGTTCCTGAATGCTCAGATGAACAAAGCAGTAAACTTTCCCCTGATACAaaccaaactcctctctgaagatctgagtaCACAATCCTGAGTAAACTGATGCTTCTGATACATCAATGCCACAATCTCTCAGGTCTTCATCATAGAAGATCAGATTGCCTTTCACAAGCTGCTCAAAAGCCAGTTTACCCAGTTTAAAGATCATGTCTTCATCCTTCACTTTCTTCTCATAGTCcttctgatgtttgatgtttgtctgaatgatcaggaagtgtgtgtacatttcaGTGAGAGTCTTGGGGATCTCTTGACTCTCTGCTTCACTCATCATTCTCTCTAGAACAGTgactgaaatccagcagaagactgggatgtgacacatgatgtagagACTCCTGGATGACTTCAGGTGTGAGACGATTCGATCAGACAGACTCTTatcactgattctcttcctgaagtatTCCTCCTTTTGTGGATCACTGAAGCCTCTTATCTCTGTGACTCGATCAACACACTCAGAGGGGATGAGAtcagctgctgctggtctggaggtgatccagatgagagcagagggaaacagattccccttgatgaggtttgtcagcatcacgtccactgaggttgatttacttacatcacacaacctcacactgctgtgaaaatccagagacagacgacactcatccaaaccatcaaagatgaacaacactttatattcatcactgaagatttccatttcttttgtttgtgggaagaaaagatgaagaagatctaaaagactgagtgttttgtccttcatcaaattgatctctctgaaaggaagtggaaatatgaggtggacgtcctgattctctttctcttcagcccagtccagaatgaacttctgtacagagactgtttttccaatgccagcgactccctttgtcagcacacttctgatgtgtttgtcttgttcaggtaaaggtttaaagatgtcattacatttgattggtgtctcctctgttgttgttcttctggattgtgtctcaatctgtctcacTTCATGTTCATTACTGATCTCTCCACTTTCACTCTCTGTGATGTAAAGCTCTGTGTAGATCTCATTCAGTAGTGTTGGGTTTCCCTGCATTGATGTTCCTTCACACAAACACTGAAACTTCTTCTGCAgatttgatttaaatatttcGAGGACTTCAAGACATTTAGGCTTAGGGCTGTTAAAGGAACAAAAGAGTTAAAATGGTAACTGTACAGAGATATAAAGAGCAACATTTCATAGAGAAACAGAAAAAGCTTTCATTCCAAATGTGAGCTGATTGCAAATTTGTGGTGTAAAAAGCGTCTATAATACCATCCgatatattgtttcattttaagctTTTAAAGTACTGAACTATTagatatattttacaaatttgttttatCTTTCTTTGTATATTTACTGCACTGTGTTTATCAGTGCCCGGTTGGATGAGAGtccttaagctaagaaatccctaatgctgagtttacatCAATCGCATTTCAGGTGTCAAAATCACGTCTACCGTGCgtggtttgccgcttgaacaattTGAATCCATTCGCGCGTGTAAAGCGGAGTAGatgcgcggaaaaagcaagcatttgacgcgcgtaaGAGGCAAACTCcccttcttgtgggaggggcaagtgttatgcggttgtctgtttgcaaaatgactgatgttgattgtgcatttatctagAGAGTTACCAGATTGTATTTGgtaacagtgttgccagattgggcgGTTTTGA
This region includes:
- the LOC141357933 gene encoding NACHT, LRR and PYD domains-containing protein 3-like isoform X2 translates to MQGNPTLLNEIYTELYITESESGEISNEHEVRQIETQSRRTTTEETPIKCNDIFKPLPEQDKHIRSVLTKGVAGIGKTVSVQKFILDWAEEKENQDVHLIFPLPFREINLMKDKTLSLLDLLHLFFPQTKEMEIFSDEYKVLFIFDGLDECRLSLDFHSSVRLCDVSKSTSVDVMLTNLIKGNLFPSALIWITSRPAAADLIPSECVDRVTEIRGFSDPQKEEYFRKRISDKSLSDRIVSHLKSSRSLYIMCHIPVFCWISVTVLERMMSEAESQEIPKTLTEMYTHFLIIQTNIKHQKDYEKKVKDEDMIFKLGKLAFEQLVKGNLIFYDEDLRDCGIDVSEASVYSGLCTQIFREEFGLYQGKVYCFVHLSIQEHLAALYVLYSFLYKRDLLNECLPSKYANEFTYDTISDLHQRAVDKSLQSENGHLDLFLRFLLGLSLESNQKLLQDLLKHKEKISWSKEKTVEYIKIRIKLNPDKSINLFHSLNELGDQSLVNEVQKYIQSGNLSNKKITSSQWSAVVFILLTSEQLDVFELSKYISRYFNKDHKDNMTSDEVLQKLLPVVEASRSAVLTRCELSEKSCSGLTSVLTSKSSHLRDLNLSFNNLRDSGVKLICDGLKNPNCKLEKLKLCKCNVTDKGCAVLASALISNTHLRDLDLYYNKQIRDSGVKLICDVLKNPNCKLEKLKLSYCDVTDEGCAALASALRSNPSHLRELSLYGNKLSDSGKKLLSDLKEDSHYKLETLEIWW